Proteins encoded by one window of Nitrospirota bacterium:
- a CDS encoding DUF503 family protein, which translates to MIIGVCRIELHLPDRHSLKEKRQVVKSL; encoded by the coding sequence ATGATCATTGGAGTCTGTCGGATCGAGCTTCATTTGCCGGACCGGCACTCGTTAAAGGAGAAGCGACAGGTGGTCAAGAGCTTGA